TGAAAGTCTCCACCGCCAACACGCCGATCACCGCCATGCGCTCGGCCCAGCGTACGCCGACCGATCTGCGGGTGGTCATCGACCTGAAGAAAGCCGTCACCCCGAAAAGCTTCTCGCTGGCGCCGAACGCGCAATATGGCAACCGTCTGGTGGTCGACCTGTTCGATAACCCGGCCGATGCCGCGCCCCCGCCAACACCGGCTCCGGCACCGACGGTCGCGACCGTTCCTGCGGTGCCTGTGACACCGGCCGAGCCTGCGATCAAACTGCCTCCGGCCCCGGCCGGCAAACGCGACATCATTGTGGTGATCGACGCCGGTCACGGTGGCGAAGACCCGGGTGCATCCGGCTCACGCGGTCAGCGCGAGAAAGACGTGGTGCTGCAGATCGCCCGTGAATTGCAACGTCAGGTCAACGGCATGAAAGGCTTCCGCGCCGAACTGACCCGTACCGGCGACTACTTCATCCCGCTGCGCGGCCGTACCGAAATCGCCCGCAAGAAAGGCGCCGACCTGTTCGTCTCGATCCACGCCGATGCCGCGCCGTCTGCGGCCGCGTTCGGTGCATCGGTGTTTGCCCTGTCCGACCGTGGCGCAACGTCGGAGACCGCCCGTTGGCTGGCCGACAGCGAAAACCGTTCCGACCTGATCGGCGGTGCCGGCAACGTCAGCCTCGACGACAAGGACCGCATGCTCGCCGGCGTTCTGCTCGACCTGTCGATGACTGCCTCGCTGACCTCCAGCCTCAATGTCGGTCAGAAAGTCCTGACCAACATCGGCCGTGTCACGCCGTTGCACAAGCAGCGCGTGGAGCAAGCCGGGTTCATGGTGCTGAAATCGCCGGACATCCCGTCGATCCTG
This genomic window from Pseudomonas kribbensis contains:
- a CDS encoding N-acetylmuramoyl-L-alanine amidase produces the protein MLMAVTVNAVAETKVNSVRLWRAPDNTRLVFDLTGPVQHSVFTLTAPDRLVIDINGATLGAPLKVSTANTPITAMRSAQRTPTDLRVVIDLKKAVTPKSFSLAPNAQYGNRLVVDLFDNPADAAPPPTPAPAPTVATVPAVPVTPAEPAIKLPPAPAGKRDIIVVIDAGHGGEDPGASGSRGQREKDVVLQIARELQRQVNGMKGFRAELTRTGDYFIPLRGRTEIARKKGADLFVSIHADAAPSAAAFGASVFALSDRGATSETARWLADSENRSDLIGGAGNVSLDDKDRMLAGVLLDLSMTASLTSSLNVGQKVLTNIGRVTPLHKQRVEQAGFMVLKSPDIPSILVETGFISNANEANKLSASSHQQALARSISSGVRQFFQQNPPPGTYIAWLRDSGKIAQGPRDHRVSPGETLAMIAVRYQVSAATLRSANNLSSDELKVGQHLTIPGTELASKE